A stretch of the Deltaproteobacteria bacterium genome encodes the following:
- a CDS encoding type II toxin-antitoxin system Phd/YefM family antitoxin, whose translation MARVWQIQEAKNKFSEVVAEAIKHGPQIITKRGVETVIVLSYAEYRKVMLNKTKLSDFFRESPLAQADLDLRRDKSGLRADISL comes from the coding sequence ATGGCACGCGTGTGGCAGATCCAAGAAGCGAAGAATAAGTTCAGCGAGGTCGTAGCAGAAGCCATCAAGCACGGCCCGCAGATCATCACCAAGCGCGGGGTCGAAACCGTGATTGTGCTTTCCTATGCTGAATATCGCAAGGTGATGCTCAACAAAACAAAGCTCTCCGACTTCTTCCGTGAGTCGCCGTTAGCCCAGGCAGACCTTGATCTGAGGCGTGACAAGAGCGGTCTGAGAGCAGATATCTCCCTATGA
- a CDS encoding type II toxin-antitoxin system VapC family toxin, with amino-acid sequence MNYVLDTNVISELIAKQPDKNVVEWLDRLDPNTVYLSVITIGEIRKGIENLTPSKRREAIREWLETDLLLRFQGRIIEITTEVMLIWGELTGRLEQEGKPITAIDSLIAAIALHGNYCLVTRNEHDFQHTGVKIINPWKEV; translated from the coding sequence ATGAACTACGTACTTGATACCAACGTCATCTCTGAACTCATTGCAAAGCAACCCGACAAGAACGTTGTGGAATGGCTCGATCGTCTCGACCCAAACACGGTCTACCTCAGTGTCATCACCATTGGCGAGATACGCAAAGGTATCGAAAATCTTACGCCTTCGAAACGAAGAGAGGCAATCAGAGAATGGCTCGAAACGGATCTATTGCTCCGATTCCAGGGAAGAATTATTGAAATCACGACAGAGGTGATGTTGATCTGGGGTGAACTCACCGGGCGGTTAGAACAGGAGGGAAAACCAATCACAGCGATTGACTCCCTCATCGCTGCAATCGCCCTGCACGGGAATTATTGTCTCGTCACCCGAAATGAGCACGATTTTCAACATACAGGGGTGAAGATTATCAATCCGTGGAAAGAAGTATAA